One Mercurialis annua linkage group LG3, ddMerAnnu1.2, whole genome shotgun sequence DNA window includes the following coding sequences:
- the LOC126673993 gene encoding F-box/FBD/LRR-repeat protein At1g13570-like encodes METTDNHLTKKIKRCSSADRISNLPSDIIDNILTCLPIKEAVKTSVLSKKWRFKWRYLSKLVFDNTFYQIPGHLFPEKRSKPFFDMYKVLLLHRGPIFHFSLWIHKLEIYPEINQLMLYLSEKDVREIMLRGYYFDIVPSFLFSCVTLRSLTLHSCKFKVPPAFQGFVKLVSLSFERVDFKTDLFETFISKCPLLKRLSLVGCTKTGQPYEPTKLLESAPMIEHLHLGSGYVDFLQYGTLWRKLSLGSLKVLELPRVYIVCTDHVSSVLNLIVSSPNLEKLDIGFVTIMDGIQALASELLKVQDLLDNALKKLRMVKLELSDTKEVKPDLEFIKFILAESVVLEKMYIEPAHGTVAEDGLQILKEIVRLQRSSKKAEILYLD; translated from the exons ATGGAAACTACA GATAACCACCTCACAAAAAAGATTAAGAGATGCTCGAGTGCCGATAGAATCAGTAATTTGCCGAGTGACATCATAGACAATATTCTAACTTGTCTGCCGATTAAAGAAGCAGTGAAAACTAGTGTCTTGTCCAAAAAATGGAGGTTCAAGTGGAGATATCTTTCCAAATTGGTATTTGATAACACTTTCTATCAGATACCAGGACATCTTTTTCCTGAAAAACGTAGCAAACCCTTTTTTGATATGTATAAGGTCCTATTACTTCATCGAGGACCCATTTTCCATTTTAGTCTTTGGATTCACAAGTTGGAAATTTATCCTGAGATTAACCAATTGATGCTTTATTTGAGCGAGAAAGATGTTCGAGAAATTATGTTAAGAGGTTATTATTTCGACATAGTGCCATCCTTTCTGTTCTCATGTGTGACATTGAGGAGCTTAACCTTACACTCATGCAAGTTCAAAGTTCCACCAGCGTTTCAAGGGTTTGTGAAGTTGGTTTCTCTTTCGTTTGAGAGGGTTGATTTTAAAACTGATCTCTTCGAAACTTTCATCTCCAAATGTCCATTACTTAAAAGACTTTCTCTAGTTGGATGTACCAAAACTG GACAACCTTACGAACCAACCAAGCTTTTGGAAAGTGCGCCTATGATCGAGCACTTGCATCTCGGATCCGGCTATGTGGAT TTCCTGCAATATGGAACTTTGTGGAGGAAACTTTCTCTTGGTTCTCTGAAAGTTCTTGAACTGCCTCGTGTATATATAGTGTGTACGGATCATGTCTCTTCCGTTTTGAACTTGATTGTGAGCTCTCCTAACTTAGAGAAGCTTGATATTGGG tTTGTTACGATTATGGATGGCATACAGGCTCTTGCTTCGGAACTTTTAAAAGTACAAGACCTTTTAGATAATGCACTGAAAAAGCTTCGAATGGTGAAGCTGGAGCTCTCGGACACAAAAGAAGTAAAACCCGATCTTGaatttattaagtttatattggcTGAATCAGTAGTACTTGAAAAGATGTACATAGAGCCTGCCCATGGAACAGTTGCTGAAGATGGACTTCAGATTTTGAAAGAGATAGTTCGACTTCAACGTTCATCAAAGAAAGCAGAAATTTTATACTTAGATTGA